The sequence below is a genomic window from Sorangiineae bacterium MSr12523.
GCCGTGAGCCATGCGATGGTGATCGCTTCGTCGTGGATGACGTTTGCCAGCTCATCGAGCGAAGGCTCGCCGGGAGGAAAGACCACGAGCCGCGCTCCGTGCAGCAACGGCGCCCAAATTTCCAAGGTGGACGCGTCGAAGGCGATGGGGGCGAACTGAAGCACGACGTCATCGCTCGAGACGGACAGGTAGTTGGGATCGCGCACCAGGCGAAGCACCGCACGGTGCGGAACGGCGACGCCCTTGGGCTTTCCCGTGGAGCCGGAGGTGTAGGCCACGTACGCAACGTGCTCGGGCCCCACCGCGATCCCGAGATCCGCGTCGAGCGCGGGATCACCGGCGGCTGGGTGCTCCACGATCACCGAGGCTGCAAGCCCTTCGAACGGCTCGCGGAGCGATGGCTGCGTGAGCACGACGTCGATCCCCCCGTCGTGCAGCAGCAAGGCATGACGCGATCGCGGCTGCTTGGGATCGAGGGCTACATAACTCCCGCCCGCCTTGAGGATGGCGAGCAACGCGACCATCATGTCCAGCGAGCGCTCCATGCAGATCCCGACGGGGGTCTCGAGCCCTACGCCGCGATCGCGCAGCGTGCGGGCGAGGCGGTTGGCGCGCGCATTGAGCTCGACGTAGCCGAGTTCCTCGCCCAGAAAGCGGACCGCCACCCGACCCGGCGCGGCGTCCTTCACCGCCTGCTCGAATGCTTCGTGTACCGTCGTCATCGTTCGTTCCTTCTCTTCTGACTTTGAACGTCCGCCGCCGCGCGCTCGAGGCGCTCCTCCCCTTCCCTCCACCCTCGCGCCAGCGCCCGAACAGCGCTTCGCTGCCGAGTCCACGCCGACGAGAGCACCTCGGTGCAATGCTCGATCGAGGCCGGCCCAGGCCCGCCGCCGAACGACGAGGCGTGGGCCACGCGGACGACATCGAGCCCCGAAATCGCCACGCGCAGATTCGACGCGGCTTGCCAGCGCTGCGCCGCCTGCTCGAGCGGCTCCCCGCCGCGCTCGATGGCGTCGTTGATCAGCGATCCTACGGCATGGTGAGCGCTGCGAAACGGCATGTGAGCGTCGACCACCAGCCGATTGGCGAGCTCCGTGGCCGCCGTGTAACCCTCCTCGGCGCGCCGCCGCATGGCTTCGGCCTCGGGCTTTGCGCCACGCACCATCCAGCGAAGGATCTGCGCCGCCTCGCCCACGGCCTTCACCGCGCCCCACACCGGCGCAACGGCCTCGGTGCCGACCGAAATCGAGTTCGTGAACGGCTTGGCATGCATCGATGTCGCCGAGCTGACGAACGCGCCCAGCGCCTGCGCGCTGCGGCCTTGCACGTGCTCGAGCAGGTACGGGTTGCGCTTTTGCGGCATCATCGAGCTTGAGCCGACGAGGTGATCGGGCAGGCTCAGGAAGCCGAACTCCACGGTCGTCCACGTCAACAGGTCGCCGGCGATGCGGCTCAGGGTGACGCCGAGCATCGAGGCCGCCGAGAGGAGCCGCAGGACGACGTGGCGCGAGGCCACGGCATCGATGGAGTGAAACACCGGCTCGGTGAAGCCGAGCAGCTCCGCGGTGCGCTCCGGCCGAATGGGCAGCGACGTACCGCCCACCGCTCCGCCGCCGAGCGGGCATCGATTCAAGTCGTCCCCGGCCTCGAGCACCGCGTCGATGTCCCGCGCGAGCGCCGTGGCCACACCCGCGAGGTAGTGCCCGTACGTAATCGGGAGCGCAGCCTGGAAATGCGTGTACGCCGGCATCACCACGTCCGCGAAACGCCGTGCCCGGACGAGCAGCACGGCTTGCAGCCGCAGCGCTTCCCGCAAGAGTCCCACGAACGGCGCACGAAGGCGCAACCGCAACGTGGTCGCGCCCAAATCGTTGCGCGAGCGACCCGTCTGCAGGATGCCGCCCGTGTCCATGCCCAGCTGATCGCAGAGGTGGCGCTCGTACAAGAGGAAAAGCCCACGCGCCGCCGGCTGCCCGCGAAGCGGCGCAAAGGCCTGCGCGCGCAGTTCGTCGAGACCATCGAGCAGCGCTTTGGCGTGCGCCCGCGTGATGAGGCCGGCCTCCGCGAGCATGATCAGATGCGCGCGGTCCACCTGCACGACGTGCGGGAGCTCGGTGTCGATCGCCGCATCGGCCGTCTCGCCGAACACGATGCGCCGGATGGACACGGGTACCGGTCGCGCGATCCGGCCGGTACCGGCGCTGCTCGAGTTGCCGGGGTCGTTAGGCTGACTCATGCCGCCTGTTCGAGCACTTGCTGCAGGGTGCGCCGATTCCACGCAAACGACGCCCAATGCCCGGTCGCCGTGCGCGGATCGTCCGCCACGAGCGGCGCTTGCGGGAGCGCGTCCAAAACGAGGTCTTTCTCGCGCAACCACGC
It includes:
- the argH gene encoding argininosuccinate lyase — translated: MSQPNDPGNSSSAGTGRIARPVPVSIRRIVFGETADAAIDTELPHVVQVDRAHLIMLAEAGLITRAHAKALLDGLDELRAQAFAPLRGQPAARGLFLLYERHLCDQLGMDTGGILQTGRSRNDLGATTLRLRLRAPFVGLLREALRLQAVLLVRARRFADVVMPAYTHFQAALPITYGHYLAGVATALARDIDAVLEAGDDLNRCPLGGGAVGGTSLPIRPERTAELLGFTEPVFHSIDAVASRHVVLRLLSAASMLGVTLSRIAGDLLTWTTVEFGFLSLPDHLVGSSSMMPQKRNPYLLEHVQGRSAQALGAFVSSATSMHAKPFTNSISVGTEAVAPVWGAVKAVGEAAQILRWMVRGAKPEAEAMRRRAEEGYTAATELANRLVVDAHMPFRSAHHAVGSLINDAIERGGEPLEQAAQRWQAASNLRVAISGLDVVRVAHASSFGGGPGPASIEHCTEVLSSAWTRQRSAVRALARGWREGEERLERAAADVQSQKRRNER